One Candidatus Cloacimonas sp. genomic region harbors:
- the rpmF gene encoding 50S ribosomal protein L32: MAVPKRRTSKSRRDKRRTHDALTPPQFSTCGKCGEPVRSHHICEKCGTYNGKKILTVKE, encoded by the coding sequence ATGGCAGTTCCTAAAAGAAGAACCTCCAAAAGCCGTAGAGATAAACGCAGAACCCATGATGCTTTAACTCCTCCGCAATTTAGCACTTGTGGTAAATGTGGAGAGCCGGTTCGTTCGCATCATATCTGTGAAAAATGCGGCACTTACAATGGCAAAAAGATATTGACCGTAAAGGAGTAA